AGACTACTGGTTCGAAGTTCTTGGACGAGAAATTCTCCGAGTTCCCAAGGCGGTCGACAATCCGTCGTCGCGCCGAATTTCGGAGAAGCAAGGCATGCGCGTGATCGCTTGCTTCCCGAGACAATTGGTGTCCGGCGTTCATCAAGTGGAGCTGTGGGAGATCAGCCGAGACGTATGGAGGGCGCAGCGCACTAAGCGGACCCTAGTTCAGGATGTCAGTAGTCGACGCCACTGAATTTCGGTCGAGCAGTCGTCAGACCGCCAGCATTCAGTTTTGTGCCTTTGACCGGCATCCACCCTTAGCCGCAGTTCACCTCCGACCTAAAGCGGGCATTCACAGCGATCCGTTCTCCACGATGCCCTGCCGCCGTTTGGAGGGATGCGAAATTTCAAAGGCTGGTGCATCCGGATCCCCAGTTCCCCGCCTCCTCTTCCAGAGCGTGACTGTTGCGCAGAAAGGGGATCTCGATGTTGGCCTTCTCTCCTGTCCCGGCGCGTCAGCGCCGACGAGGCGCACTTCTGATGGCGGCGCTGGGCGCCCTGACGTTGGTGTCCGCCCCCGCCGCAGCGCAGGACGTCGCCCGCATGGATCAGGTGGTCCGCGCTTCGGCAGAGCGTGACGCCTTCTCGGGCGCTGTTCTGGTCGCGAAGAACGGCGACGTTCTGCTCGACCAGGGCTACGGCTTGGCGAACCGCGAGTGGAGCATTCCCAACGACAGCCAGACCAAGTTCCGCCTGGGCTCATTGACCAAACAGTTCACGGCCGTCGCCATCCTGATGTTGGCTGATCAGGGCAAGGTCGATCTGGACGCGCCCATCAAGACCCTGCTGCCGGGCTCTCCAGCCGCCTGGGACACGGTGACGGTCCGCCATCTCTTGTCGCATACGTCGGGCGTGCCGGATTTCACGCGCCAGGCTGACTACGAAGCGCTGAAGACGCGCCCGACGAAGCTGGCCAGCCTTATCGCGCGGTTCAGCAGCCAGCCGCTGGCATTCCCGCCCGGCGAGCGCTTCTCTTATTCCAACTCGGGATACATCCTATTGAGCGCGGTCATCGAGGCGGCGAGCGGCCAGCCTTACGCCGACTTTGTGACTTCCAACCTGTTCCAGCCGCTGGGCATGAGTGACAGTGGCTACGACCGCCACGATGTGATCACGCCTCGACGGGCATCGGGCTACGCTTCGACGGCTGGCGGCGTCATCAATGCCGACTACGTGGACATGAGCATACCCCAGGGCGCCGGGGCGCTGTTCTCGACCACCCGCGACCTTCTCAAGTGGGAGCAAGGCCTGTTCAGCGGCCGGCTGTTGAGCGAGACATCGATGGACGCTCTAACGACGCCTGTGCGCGACGGCTACGCCATGGGTTTGGTCGTCTCCCGCTCGGAAGGACGCACCCTGATCTGGCACAACGGAGGGATCGAGGGCTTCAACACCTACATGGCCTACGATCCAGACGACCGGTTCGCGGTGATCGTGCTGGGCAACCTCAACGGCGAGGCGCCGGACAAGATCGGGAACGATCTGACGACGCTGATGCGCGGGGGCGCCGTCACCTTGGCCAGCGAGCGCCGATCCATCGTCGTAGCGCCGGATGTCCTGCAATCCTACGTCGGCGTCTATGAGCTCGCGCCCGGCTTCGACCTGACGTTCTCGGTCGTGGACGGCGCGCTGATGGCGCAAGCCACCGGTCAGCAGGCGAACCGGTTGAGGGCCGATGCTACGGACGCATTCTTCTTGGAAGCCGTGGATGCTGAGATCGTCTTCACGCGTGACCCAGCAGGCGCTGTGCAGGGGGTGGTGCTGCACCAGGGCGGGCGAGATATGCCTGGCCGCAAGCGGTGAATACGGATGGTCTTCCTGAGCGAAACGGCTAGCAGCTGACAAACGCGTCGACCGCCTTCCAGGAAGCGGAGCTATGATGGACTTCGGCACATCCGATGCCGGGATGACGCTGTTAGGTCGAACACAACCCGCACACTCTGGTCTCGCGCCTCACTCCACAATCCGTTGCGAAGCGAACCTCCAACAAGGATCTGGTTGTGCGGTGATGAGCAGCATGAGACACGTTCCAGCCCTGCAACAACCCTCAGCAGCGCTCGAAGATGGCGGCGATGCCTTGGCCTCCGCCGATGCACATGGTCACTAAGGCGTAACGGCCTCTCGTGCGTTGAAGCTCATACAACGCCTTGACGCTGTTGATCGCTCCTGTAGCCCCGACGGGGTGGCCTATGGATATGCCGCTACCGTTCGGATTGACCTTGTCAGGATCGAAGCCGAGATCGCGCGAGACGGCGCAGGCTTGCGCGGCGAAGGCCTCGTTGGACTCGATCACATCCATGTCGGCGATCAACAGGCCAGCGCGCTTCAGTGCTTGCCTGACCGCCGGGATGGGGCCGAGGCCCATATAGGCTGGATCGACGCCTGCGTGACCCCAGGCCACGACTCTGGCCAGTGGCGCAAGCGCCGCGCGCTTCACCATCTCTTCGCCGGCCAGCAGAAGGGCCGCCGCGCCATCGTTGATGCCGGAGGCGTTGCCGGCGGTGACCGAGCCGTCTGCCTTGAACACCGGCTTCAGCCGATCGAAATCGGCGCGAGAGGCGTCATGACGGATGTGCTCATCACGATCGAAGACGAGCGGCTTTCCCTTCAGCTTCACTTCGATCGGCAGGATCTGCTCGACGAAGCGGCCGCCTCGGTCGGCAGCCGAGGCGCGGCGATGGCTTTCAAAGGCGGCGTCGTCCTGAGCCGTGCGGTCGATGCCGTACCGTTCCGCCACGTTCTCGGCGGTCATGCCCATGTGGTAGCGGTTGAAGGGGTCGGTCAGAGCGCCTGTGAGGCCGTCGATCAAAGCGGTGTCGCCCATCTTGGCGCCGAATCGTGCGGAAGGCACGAGGTACGGTGCTCGGCTCATCGACTCCGCGCCGCCGGCCAAGGCGACGTCGGCCTCGCCCAGCTTCACCAACTGCGCGGCGGACACCAGCGCCTGGAGGCCCGAGCCGCACAGACGATTGACGCCGAAGGCGGGCGTCTCCGCGGCGCAGCCCGACGTCAGCGCCGCCCAGCGCGCAAGATAGGCGTCGCGCGGCTCTGTCTGAATCACCTGACCGAAGACCACATGGCCGACCTGCTTGGGCTCGACACCAGACCGGTGGATCGCCTCGGCCGAGACTTGAGCCGCCAGCTCGGTCGGCGGCGTATCTTTCAGCGCGCCGCCGAAGGCGCCGACGGCGGTCCGGACGCCGGAAAGAATGAACACCTCGGTCATGATGGATGGTCCTGAAGGCCAGTGCCGCCTGGCGTTCAAGAACGGCAAGCGACGAAGGTGATTAGACGTTTGAACGGCATGGGCCCCGTGATTGCGAGGACCTTAGGTCTCGTTCGTTGCGCCAGCGAATGTCCGGTCCGCGAGGTGGGAAGACGTGTTCACCTCATGGCTGTACTGAGCCGCCCCCGAAGCCGGCACGAACTCGCCCTCTCTATCTCGGATGCGCTCCCACTGCGCCTCGATGCGCTCTGCGGCGCCGGGCGCGTCGCCGATGTGGACGCCTTGCGTCATGGTGACATGCGCCTGCTCGAAGGCGCCCGCGCCGGCAAGCAGGATTGTGCGCGTCGGCGCGTTCTCGCTCGCCAGCGCCACGACGCCCGGGCTCACCAGATCCGTTGAAAGGCCGCGGAGATCGTCCTCTGAATAAAGACCTTCCGTCATCTGCGTCGCCGCGCTGGGCGCCAAACAGTTGACGTGGATGCCCGATTTTTGGCCTTCGAGCGCCAGGGTCTGCATCAGTCCGACGAGCGCCATCTTGGCTGCGCCGTAGTTCGACTGCCCGAAGTTGCCGTAGAGCCCCGATGAGGAGGTGGTGAAGATCACCCGGCCGTAGCCCTTGTCGCGCATGTGCGGCCACGCCGCCTTGGTCAGGTTGACCGATCCCATAAGGTGCACGTCCAGCACCAGCGCGAAGTCGTCGAGGTCCATCTTGGCGAAGGTTCGGTCGCGCAGGATGCCGGCGTTGTTGACCAGGATATCGACACCGCCCCAGCGCGCGACCACCTCCTCCACCATGGCGAAGACGGCTGCGCGGTCGGTGACGCTGCAGGTCCATGGCAGGGCCTCACCGCCATCTTCTTGTATCTCTCTAGCGACCGCCTCGCAGGCAGCGGACGCCAGGTCGTTGACGACCACCTTTGCCCCATGCCGCGCCAACGCAAGCGCATGACTGCGGCCCAAGCCGCCGCCCGCACCCGTGACGATCGCGGTCCGTCCGTTGAGATCAATGGCCATGGCTCTCCCTTCGCGGTCTGTCGCCGCGTCCTCTCTTCGTCCCACTCTGAAGAAACTGTCCGTAAGGTCAATATTCACTAGGCGACGGGTGAACATTGACGGCGGACGGGATCGGTGAGACGGTCCGCGAATGGCGCCGACAGAGCGCTCGAGGAAACATCGAGGGAGAGAGACCATGGGGCGCAAGCTCTGGCTGACCACATCCGCCGCGGTCCTGCTGTGGACCGGAGCCGCCCAGGCTCAAACCGCGCCACAAGAGACCGACGGTCAAGAAGAGGCGACGTCACTAGGCGAGGTGCTTGTCACCGCCGAGCGCCGAACGACCAATCTTCAGGAAACGGCTGTCGCCGCCACTGTGCTCTCCGGCGAAAGCCTGGATGACCGCGGCGTCTTCTCCCTGGAGCAGCTTCAGTTCGTGGCGCCGTCGACGACGGTGCAGAACTACGGCCAAGGCAACTTCTTCAACGTTCGCGGCATCGGAAAGTCGGAAGCGACAACGGCCATCGGCGTGGGCGTGACCACCTATCGCGACGGCGTTCCTGTGTTTCCCGGCTACTTCCAGACCGAACCCTACTATGACATCGGCAGCGTCGAACTGCTGCGGGGTCCACAGGGCACCTTCGCAGGCACCAACGCCACGGGGGGCGCGGTCTTCATCACCTCACGCAATCCGGATTTCACGGGGGTGAACGGCTATGTGCTGGGACAGGTCGGCAACTACGACAATCTGAAGCTCCAAGGCGCGGTCAACGTGCCGCTGAGCGACACCCTGGCCGCCCGCTTCGCCGTGAACAGCGAGCAACGCTCCAGCTTCCACGACATCACCGGGCCCTACCGTGGAACCCCGGGCGAGGTGGACTCCAACAGCGTGCGCGCCAGCTTCCTGTGGACCCCGACGCCCGCGCTGCGGGTGCTGCTGAAGGGCGACTACAACAAGCTGGACTTCGGCGGCTATCCGGCTGATCCGGCCTTGTCGACCAACGATCCCTTCGAGATCACTGCGAACGGCCCCCACTCCGGCCTGGACGAGACGGCCCGCATCTCGCTGAACGTCAGCTACGTCTTCGACAACGGGATCACCCTGCGTTCGATTACCGGCTACCAGGATGGAACAAGCGAGTTCTCGACCGATCTGGACGGGACCAGCGCTCTCAACAACACCTTCTATGACCGCGTCGAAGAGCAGGTCTGGTCGCAGGAGATCAATCTGATCTCGCCCGACAACCAGCGTCTCACCTGGCTGCTGGGCGCCTTCTGGCAGCAGGACGACGTAACCTTCCCGGTCACCACCTTCCCGGAGGGCGCGTACCACGTCGGCTTCCCGGAAGGCGTGCTCGACTACTACATCTTCGGCGACACGCCCAAGGAGACCAAGGCCGTGTTCGGCCAGGTCAGCTATGACATCTCGGATCGCCTGCAGATCCAGGTCGGCGCACGCTGGTCCGAAAGCACGTCGCGCAACGAAAACGTCTACACCACCTATCCTGCGCTCGGCCTGCAGCTGCTGCAGAACGACGAGGTCACCGCCGATAAGGCCACCGGCAAGGTGAGCATCAACTACAAGATAGACGACAACAACTTCGTCTACGGCTTTGTGGCGAACGGCTTCAAGATGGGCGGACTGAACGCTCCGAACTTCTATGCTCCGGCAAGTTCGTTCGGTCCGGAAGACGTGGTCGATTACGAACTAGGCTGGAAGTCGACCTTGCTCGGCGGTCAGGTCCGCACCCAGCTTGGGGCCTACTACATGACCTATGAGGGCTTCCAGGTCGTGGTCGGCGATCCGGCTGTTCCGCTGTTCAGCTCCATCGTCAATGTCGCTGACGAGACCGTGCTGATGGGGTTGGAAGCCTCGGCTCAAGTCCGTCTGAACGCCTGGACCTTGGATGTCGGCGCTGCGGTGTCGAACTCTGAACTGGGCGAGTTCTACGCCGCCGATCCCCGCGTCGCACGCAGCGGCACGTGCGACGCTAACACCGGGCCGGCGACCGCCAATTGCCTGAACCTCGACGGGAACACTCAAGGGTATGCGCCCGAACTGACGTTCAACATCGGAGTCCAGTACGACTTCGCACTGCCGAACGGCGCGACCCTGTCGCCGCGGATCGATTACGCGCACATTGACGAGGCCTGGACGAGCATCTTCAACAACGAGGCTTTGGGCGACCGCCTGGAGTCCCGCGACCTGGTCAACCTTCTCCTTAGCTACAAGACGGGCGACTGGACACTCGCGGCCTATGCGCTGAACGCGACGGATCAGACCTATATCGCGGCGGTCAACTCGGGCCTTCGCTATGCGGGCGCTCCGCGGCAGTTCGGCGTCAATCTGACGAAGACGTTCTGACCCAGACCCTGACGGGGCGCGGTCACTCGATCGCCGTCCCGTCAAATCCCTGCCCCCAGCATCTGTAACCTGTTGGATTGTTGCTCAAGGATGATCGGCTCCCCGCCAAGCTTCATGCAGGACTACGCCCTGACCGTGGACCGCTTCCTCGACCACGGCGCCAAATGGCACGGGTCCTCGGGGGTGGTGACGGCGGGCGCGCAAGCCGACCGACGCATCAACTACTTCGACCTTCGCGAGCGCGCCAATCGCCTGTCCGGCGCCCTACTGAGTTGCGGCGTGGAGCCCGGCGACCGGATCGCCACCCTGGCCTGGAACACTCAACACCATGTTGAGGCCTGGTACGCCGCGATGGGCGTGGGCCTCGTCTGCCACACCCTAAACCCGCGGCTGACGGTCGCGCAGTTGGCTGCGATGGTCGACCAGGCCGACGATCGCGTGCTGGCCGTCGGCGCAGGCTTGCGCCACATCGCCGAAGCCCTGCTGGAAGCCTGTCCTTCGCTGGAGCGCCTGATCCTGCTGGACGACGACGCGGCTAAGAACGGACGCCCCGAGATCTTCAGTCTTGAGAGCCTGCTCGCCGAGCAAGGTCACGCCGTCTCCTGGGGCGGTTTCGAAGAGACCGCGCTTGCCGGACTGTGCTTCACCTCCGGCACCACCGGCGCGCCGAAGGGCGTCGCCTACACCCATCGCTCCAATTACCTGCACACTCTTCGCGCTCTGCAGGCGGATTCCATCGCCCTCACCGCCAAGGACGCCGTTCTTGTCGCCGTGCCCATGTTCCACGCCAACGCGTGGGGCCTGCCCTTTGCGGCGCCAGCCGTAGGCGCCGATCTGGTGCTGCCCGGGCGCTCGACCGACGGAGCCACTCTGGCGGGCCTGATCGAAAGGCAGGGTGTGACGGTCGCCGTGGGCGTTCCCACCGTCTGGCTAGGCCTGTTGGATCATCTCGACGCCACAGGCGGCGAAACGCCAAGCTTGGAGCGCATCATCATCGGCGGATCGAGCTGTCCCGACAGCCTGCTGCAAAGAATGGAGCGACGGTTCGGCGCCACGGTGCAGACCAGCTGGGGCATGACCGAGCTGTCGCCGTTGGGCGCCATCTCCCCCCGCAGCGATGTCCAGGGCGCCGCACGAGGCTCAGGTCGTCCCCCCATGGGCCTGGACCTGCTGCTCACCGACGCGGACGGCCGCCCCCTGCCCGACCAGCGCAACGCCGTCGGCCACCTGAAGGTGAAGGGGCAAAGCGTTGTTCAAAGCTATTTCGGCGCCAGCCAGCCGGCCGTCGACGCCGACGGCTGGTTCGACACCGGCGACCTGGCCCAGCTGGACAACGACGGCAACCTGACCCTGGCGGGCCGTTCCAAGGACTTGATCAAGTCCGGGGGCGAATGGATCAACCCCGTCGAAATCGAGGAAATCGTCGGCGCTCTGCCCGCAGTCAGCCTCGTGGCGGTAATCGGCCGAGCCGACTCGAAGTGGGGCGAGCGTCCCCTGATGGTGATCGAGCCCGCGCGCGGACAGGACATCGACGATGCGCAACTGAAGGCGTCGCTCAAGGGCCGCGTAGCCGACTGGTGGATCCCCGAGCGGGTCGTGCGGGTAGAGGCCATGCCGCTTGCGGCCACGGGCAAGATCAACAAGGCCGTGCTTCGCGCCGCTCATGGAGGCGCCTAGGATGACCGCCGTCTCCATCATCGAGTCGGCGCGCCCATTGCACGGGGCGCCAGAACGCCCCGAGGCCAAGACCATGACCACATCGCCCCGCAGGCCGCGCCGCAAGGCGGAGCAACGCGCCGAAAGCCTGGAGCAGCTGCTGGACGCCGCCGAGGAGCTCTTCTCCCGCCACGGCTTCTACGGCGTGACGATCAAGGACATCGCCGACAAGGTCGGCGTCCACAAGTCGTTGATCCACTACTACTTCACCGACAAGCAGGAGGTGTTCGACAAGGTGATGGCGCGTCGTGCGCCGATCACAAGCGGACGCCGAATGGACGCGCTGGACGCCTATGAAAAGGCGGCCGCAGGCACTCCGACCGTCGAGGGCGCTCTGCGCGCCTTCCTCGACACCGATCTGGACACCTATTCCACCGGCGGCGACGGCTGGCGCCATTTCGGGGCGCTGAGCGCTCAGATCAACAACACGCCTGCCTGGGGCGCCGAGGTCATGGATCGCCTTTACGACCCCGTGGTCCTCAGGCTCATCGGCCTGCTGAAGCAGGCCATGCCTGACGCGCTCGAAGAGGACATCTTCTGGGGCTACCACTTCGTGACCGGCGCCCTGACGCTCAGCCTGGCGCGCACGGGCCGGATCGACCACCTCTCCGGCGGTAAGTGCCGGTCCGACGACTTCGAGGCGATCAAGGCGCGGATGGCCGCCTTCATGGCGCACGGTTTCATGGGTGTCTGCCGGGACCGCGCCGAGGAACGTCGAAAGCAGGCGCGTGAATGACAGCCGGCAGCTTGCCCTTCGCGGAGAACCCCGAGGTTCTCGGCTTCAGCTCAGCCCGCCTCGCCGACCTCAACGGCTACATGTCGGGCATGGTCGAGGCGGGGCTGGTGGCGGGAACCTCCACTCTGCTGATGCGCCATGGGCAGGTCGCCGCCTTCCAAACCTTCGGCCATGCTCGCCTGGGCGACGCGGCGCCACTGAGCCCCGACACCATCTTCCGCATCTACTCCATGACCAAGCCTGTCACCGGCGTGGCCATGATGATCCTGTTCGAAGAAGGGCGGTGGCGGCTTGATGATCCCGTCACCGATCATCTTCCGGAGCTGGAGGGCCAGAAGGTCTTTGTCGGCATGGCCGATGACGGGTCCATGATGACCGAAGACGTTGTGCGTCCACCGACCATGCGCGAGCTGATGAGCCATACGGCCGGCTTGGGCTATGGCCTGTTCGACGTGCATCCGATCGAGCGCGCCTATCGGAAGGCGGGCGTGATGACCGCCGACAGCCATGACGATCTGCTGGGCCGCGTCGCCCGCATCCCGTTGATGTTCCAGCCGGGATCGGAGTGGTTCTACTCCATCGCCACGGACCTTCAGGCGCTGGTGGTGAAACGCCTGGCGGGGATGAGCTTCGGGGAGTTCCTTAGGACTCGCATCCTCGAACCACTGGGCATGGTGGACACCGGCTTTCAGGCGCCGGCGGATCAACTCCACCGGCTGGCGGAAATGTACTGCGATGGCGGCGCGGGCGAGCTTGAAGTGGCCACCAAGGCCTTCGACATGCCCATCAACGACTACACCCGCCCTCCTCGCTTCGAGAGCGGCGGCGGCGGCCTCGTGTCGACGGCGGTCGACTACGCCCGCTTCTGCCAGATGATCCTGAACCGCGGTGAACTGGACGGGATCCGCATTCTAAAGCCTGAGACCGTCGCGCTGATGGCGACCAACGTCATCCCCGATGCGGTGCTCGGGACGACCAATCCCCTTCGCCTGCTGCCCTTCAACCCGGCATTCGGTTTCGGACTGGACCTCGCGGTAGCAATTGATCCGCGGGCGCTCGGCATGGTCGAAGGCAAGGGCACACTGAGCTGGGGTGGGGGCGGGGGAACCTGGTTCTGGATCGACCCGACCAACGACCTGATCTTCGTGGGCATGATCCAGCGCATGGCCGATCCGGTCAGCAACGAGTTTCGCGCTCGGGCGCGGACCCTGACCTACGCCGCCCTGACCCATCCTGAAAAATAGACGGGCCAAAAGGCTCGCTTCACCGAGGAACGACCATGAGTGCGACGCCCCTAGAGCCCGATCGGCCGCCGCTCGCCGCCAAGCCCCTAGTCGGCAGTCGCGCCTGGGTCGCGTTGGGCGTCCTGTGGTTCATCTATGTGCTGAACTTCCTGGACCGCCAGCTGCTGTCGATCCTGGCCAAGCCGATCCAGGATGCGCTGCAGATCACCGACGGCCAACTGGGCTTGCTGGGCGGGCTGTACTTTGCGTTCTTCTACTGTTTCATCGCCATTCCGGTGGGTTGGTTCGCGGACCGGACCAACCGGGTCGCCGTGGTGTCGATCGCCTGCGCAATATGGAGCGCGGCCACCATCGCCTGCGGCCTGTCACGCAGTTTCGGTCAACTGGCGGTTTCGCGCATGACCGTTGGCTTCGGAGAGGCGGGCGGCGTACCGCCCTCCTACGCCATCATCACCGATTATTTCCCCCCGGGCCGTCGCGGCATGGCGCTGGGCCTGTACAACCTCGGACCGCCGGTGGGTGCGGCGCTGGGCATCGCATTTGGCGCGTCGGTGGCGGCCGCCTTCAGCTGGCGCGACGCGTTTATCGCGATCGGCGTCGTCGGTTTGATCGTCGCCGTGGTCACTCCCTTCCTGGTTAAGGAACCGCGGCGCGGCGGCCTGGATCAGGCGACCTCGGCCTCGGCGCCTGTTCGCGCCGGCTTCTGGGCGACGGTGAAGATGTTCTTCTCCAACCCCGTGCTTGTGCTTGCCTCTCTTGGCAGCGGCGTGACCCAGATCGTCACCTACGGCCTCGGCAACTTCGCAGTCCTTTTCCTGATGCGCGAGAAAGGGATGACCCTGAACGATGTGGCCCTGTGGTACGCACTGGTGGTGGCCGTCGGCATGGGCGGCGGCATCTTCGCTTCCGGCTGGCTGATCGACCGCTACACGCGGCGCTCCAAGAAGGCCTACGCTCTGCTGCCCGCGATCTCGCTGTCGCTGGCGCTGCCGCTCTACGTCGCCTTTGTGTGGGCGCCGTCGTGGCCGCTTGCCCTGGCCTTGATGCTGGGGCCGAACTTCCTCAACTACTTCTATCTGTCGTCGTCGGTCGCCCTGGTGCAGGAAGAAGTGCGGCCG
The genomic region above belongs to Brevundimonas sp. PAMC22021 and contains:
- a CDS encoding SDR family NAD(P)-dependent oxidoreductase, whose product is MAIDLNGRTAIVTGAGGGLGRSHALALARHGAKVVVNDLASAACEAVAREIQEDGGEALPWTCSVTDRAAVFAMVEEVVARWGGVDILVNNAGILRDRTFAKMDLDDFALVLDVHLMGSVNLTKAAWPHMRDKGYGRVIFTTSSSGLYGNFGQSNYGAAKMALVGLMQTLALEGQKSGIHVNCLAPSAATQMTEGLYSEDDLRGLSTDLVSPGVVALASENAPTRTILLAGAGAFEQAHVTMTQGVHIGDAPGAAERIEAQWERIRDREGEFVPASGAAQYSHEVNTSSHLADRTFAGATNET
- a CDS encoding MFS transporter — encoded protein: MSATPLEPDRPPLAAKPLVGSRAWVALGVLWFIYVLNFLDRQLLSILAKPIQDALQITDGQLGLLGGLYFAFFYCFIAIPVGWFADRTNRVAVVSIACAIWSAATIACGLSRSFGQLAVSRMTVGFGEAGGVPPSYAIITDYFPPGRRGMALGLYNLGPPVGAALGIAFGASVAAAFSWRDAFIAIGVVGLIVAVVTPFLVKEPRRGGLDQATSASAPVRAGFWATVKMFFSNPVLVLASLGSGVTQIVTYGLGNFAVLFLMREKGMTLNDVALWYALVVAVGMGGGIFASGWLIDRYTRRSKKAYALLPAISLSLALPLYVAFVWAPSWPLALALMLGPNFLNYFYLSSSVALVQEEVRPNQRVMAGALLLLVMNFIGMGVGPTYVGAASDFFRAAHPDNSLQIALYTLIPVYLAAIGLFLGLARVLGRDTSRAGGAQ
- a CDS encoding AMP-binding protein, which translates into the protein MIGSPPSFMQDYALTVDRFLDHGAKWHGSSGVVTAGAQADRRINYFDLRERANRLSGALLSCGVEPGDRIATLAWNTQHHVEAWYAAMGVGLVCHTLNPRLTVAQLAAMVDQADDRVLAVGAGLRHIAEALLEACPSLERLILLDDDAAKNGRPEIFSLESLLAEQGHAVSWGGFEETALAGLCFTSGTTGAPKGVAYTHRSNYLHTLRALQADSIALTAKDAVLVAVPMFHANAWGLPFAAPAVGADLVLPGRSTDGATLAGLIERQGVTVAVGVPTVWLGLLDHLDATGGETPSLERIIIGGSSCPDSLLQRMERRFGATVQTSWGMTELSPLGAISPRSDVQGAARGSGRPPMGLDLLLTDADGRPLPDQRNAVGHLKVKGQSVVQSYFGASQPAVDADGWFDTGDLAQLDNDGNLTLAGRSKDLIKSGGEWINPVEIEEIVGALPAVSLVAVIGRADSKWGERPLMVIEPARGQDIDDAQLKASLKGRVADWWIPERVVRVEAMPLAATGKINKAVLRAAHGGA
- a CDS encoding TetR/AcrR family transcriptional regulator, translating into MTTSPRRPRRKAEQRAESLEQLLDAAEELFSRHGFYGVTIKDIADKVGVHKSLIHYYFTDKQEVFDKVMARRAPITSGRRMDALDAYEKAAAGTPTVEGALRAFLDTDLDTYSTGGDGWRHFGALSAQINNTPAWGAEVMDRLYDPVVLRLIGLLKQAMPDALEEDIFWGYHFVTGALTLSLARTGRIDHLSGGKCRSDDFEAIKARMAAFMAHGFMGVCRDRAEERRKQARE
- a CDS encoding TonB-dependent receptor, whose amino-acid sequence is MGRKLWLTTSAAVLLWTGAAQAQTAPQETDGQEEATSLGEVLVTAERRTTNLQETAVAATVLSGESLDDRGVFSLEQLQFVAPSTTVQNYGQGNFFNVRGIGKSEATTAIGVGVTTYRDGVPVFPGYFQTEPYYDIGSVELLRGPQGTFAGTNATGGAVFITSRNPDFTGVNGYVLGQVGNYDNLKLQGAVNVPLSDTLAARFAVNSEQRSSFHDITGPYRGTPGEVDSNSVRASFLWTPTPALRVLLKGDYNKLDFGGYPADPALSTNDPFEITANGPHSGLDETARISLNVSYVFDNGITLRSITGYQDGTSEFSTDLDGTSALNNTFYDRVEEQVWSQEINLISPDNQRLTWLLGAFWQQDDVTFPVTTFPEGAYHVGFPEGVLDYYIFGDTPKETKAVFGQVSYDISDRLQIQVGARWSESTSRNENVYTTYPALGLQLLQNDEVTADKATGKVSINYKIDDNNFVYGFVANGFKMGGLNAPNFYAPASSFGPEDVVDYELGWKSTLLGGQVRTQLGAYYMTYEGFQVVVGDPAVPLFSSIVNVADETVLMGLEASAQVRLNAWTLDVGAAVSNSELGEFYAADPRVARSGTCDANTGPATANCLNLDGNTQGYAPELTFNIGVQYDFALPNGATLSPRIDYAHIDEAWTSIFNNEALGDRLESRDLVNLLLSYKTGDWTLAAYALNATDQTYIAAVNSGLRYAGAPRQFGVNLTKTF
- a CDS encoding serine hydrolase, which codes for MAALGALTLVSAPAAAQDVARMDQVVRASAERDAFSGAVLVAKNGDVLLDQGYGLANREWSIPNDSQTKFRLGSLTKQFTAVAILMLADQGKVDLDAPIKTLLPGSPAAWDTVTVRHLLSHTSGVPDFTRQADYEALKTRPTKLASLIARFSSQPLAFPPGERFSYSNSGYILLSAVIEAASGQPYADFVTSNLFQPLGMSDSGYDRHDVITPRRASGYASTAGGVINADYVDMSIPQGAGALFSTTRDLLKWEQGLFSGRLLSETSMDALTTPVRDGYAMGLVVSRSEGRTLIWHNGGIEGFNTYMAYDPDDRFAVIVLGNLNGEAPDKIGNDLTTLMRGGAVTLASERRSIVVAPDVLQSYVGVYELAPGFDLTFSVVDGALMAQATGQQANRLRADATDAFFLEAVDAEIVFTRDPAGAVQGVVLHQGGRDMPGRKR
- a CDS encoding acetyl-CoA C-acyltransferase family protein; this translates as MTEVFILSGVRTAVGAFGGALKDTPPTELAAQVSAEAIHRSGVEPKQVGHVVFGQVIQTEPRDAYLARWAALTSGCAAETPAFGVNRLCGSGLQALVSAAQLVKLGEADVALAGGAESMSRAPYLVPSARFGAKMGDTALIDGLTGALTDPFNRYHMGMTAENVAERYGIDRTAQDDAAFESHRRASAADRGGRFVEQILPIEVKLKGKPLVFDRDEHIRHDASRADFDRLKPVFKADGSVTAGNASGINDGAAALLLAGEEMVKRAALAPLARVVAWGHAGVDPAYMGLGPIPAVRQALKRAGLLIADMDVIESNEAFAAQACAVSRDLGFDPDKVNPNGSGISIGHPVGATGAINSVKALYELQRTRGRYALVTMCIGGGQGIAAIFERC
- a CDS encoding serine hydrolase, whose protein sequence is MTAGSLPFAENPEVLGFSSARLADLNGYMSGMVEAGLVAGTSTLLMRHGQVAAFQTFGHARLGDAAPLSPDTIFRIYSMTKPVTGVAMMILFEEGRWRLDDPVTDHLPELEGQKVFVGMADDGSMMTEDVVRPPTMRELMSHTAGLGYGLFDVHPIERAYRKAGVMTADSHDDLLGRVARIPLMFQPGSEWFYSIATDLQALVVKRLAGMSFGEFLRTRILEPLGMVDTGFQAPADQLHRLAEMYCDGGAGELEVATKAFDMPINDYTRPPRFESGGGGLVSTAVDYARFCQMILNRGELDGIRILKPETVALMATNVIPDAVLGTTNPLRLLPFNPAFGFGLDLAVAIDPRALGMVEGKGTLSWGGGGGTWFWIDPTNDLIFVGMIQRMADPVSNEFRARARTLTYAALTHPEK